From a single Brassica oleracea var. oleracea cultivar TO1000 chromosome C5, BOL, whole genome shotgun sequence genomic region:
- the LOC106292190 gene encoding uncharacterized protein LOC106292190 yields the protein MAKIYAPDIDMVIEETRRTPFTKKVASVRLNHVGKLKFPENAGNTDPKVHIRAFRLAISREHLTDDEKEAVLSLHRNKSYRGRSLESQASAFRAIEAYINKFREIKAKISHPNKVVALAALKNGVWFSSKFREELAIRAHISLDDSLHRASHFATHEEEVTALKEQYSANKNNAAKNPTAHKEPATKGQHSYAINNSPQKSSTYDLSKYCAFHDRKGHSTEECLAALRSQNKNKKTIEETGEEEEEPVTPKPNQKSKVSTNKRGRKTEPESPSSPPPASKKRVNMISWGPNSNTTDEIKNQTEGYASRSR from the exons ATGGCAAAGATCTATGCCCCAGATATCGACATGGTCATCGAGGAAACAAGAAGGACACCATTTACAAAAAAAGTTGCCAGCGTGAGGCTGAATCATGTTGGGAAATTAAAATTCCCCGAAAACGCAGGAAACACAGACCCAAAGGTCCACATACGAGCCTTCCGTCTAGCAATATCAAGAGAACACCTCACCGACGACGAAAAGGAGGCCG TACTCAGTCTTCATAGAAACAAGAGTTACCGAGGCAGATCTTTGGAATCTCAAGCAAGCGCCTTTCGAGCCATTGAGGCGTACATAAACAAGTTCCGAGAAATCAAAGCCAAGATTTCGCATCCAAACAAAGTCGTCGCTTTGGCAGCATTGAAAAATGGCGTTTGGTTCTCATCCAAATTCAGGGAAGAACTCGCAATACGAGCACATATCTCGTTGGATGATTCCTTACATCGAGCCTCTCACTTCGCCACCCACGAAGAAGAGGTCACGGCCTTAAAGGAGCAGTATAGCGCGAACAAGAATAATGCAGCCAAAAATCCAACCGCTCATAAAGAACCAGCGACCAAAGGGCAACATTCCTACGCAATAAACAACTCACCGCAAAAATCTTCAACATACGACCTCAGCAAATATTGCGCTTTTCATGACCGCAAAGGTCACTCGACTGAAGAATGTCTAGCGGCCCTTCGTAGTCAGAACAAAAATAAAAAAACCATCGAAGAAACCGGAGAGGAAGAGGAAGAGCCAGTGACTCCAAAACCAAACCAAAAATCCAAAGTCTCGACGAATAAAAGAGGAAGGAAAACCGAGCCGGAGTCACCAAGCTCCCCACCACCAGCTTCGAAGAAAAGAGTCAACATGATTTCGTGGGGGCCAAACAGCAACACAACCGACGAAATCAAGAACCAAACCGAAGGATATGCATCGAGGTCACGGTAG